The genomic interval CCGCACCGGGCCCGCTACCGCGACCTCCCACGCCCCCAGGGTCCGACGGGGCGGGCAGGACCTCCCGCCACTCCATTCCCACTCCCCCTGCACGGTTATCCAGCCCAATACGGCGCTATACCCCCTTTGCACCGTCATCGCGGTGAGCTTGCCTGGCTGCGCCCGGTGGCCCTTGCCCGGTAGGCTTTCCGTGTGATCTTCAAGCGCATCGGAAATGGGAAGCCATACCCCGACCACGGCCGGGAAAGCACCCGACAGTGGGCGGATGTCGCGCCGCGTCCGGTTCGCCTGGACCAGCTCGTGACCACCAAGGGCCAGCTGGACCTGGAGACCCTCCTCGCCGAGGACTCCACGTTCTACGGCGACCTGTTCGCCCACGTCGTGAAGTGGCAGGGCGACCTCTACCTGGAGGACGGCCTGCACCGGGCGGTCCGGGCCGCGCTCCAGCAGCGCCAGGTGCTGCACGCCCGCGTCCTCGACCTGGGCTGACGCCACCCTCGGCTACCTGCGCGCACCTCCGCGAGGGCGCCCGCGCACCCCAGCCGGGCTCCGCACTCCACCCGGGCTCCGCACCCCACCGAAGCCCAATTCGAGCCTTTCGGGTGTTTTCACGCTCATCCGGGTGCCATACGTTGATCATCTTGTACGCATGAACACAGGGTCGCATTACGCTGCCTCCATGAGCATGCTCACTCCCCCCGGCATGGGCGGAAAGTACCGCATCACGGGCGACGCCTATCCCCGTATGCGCCGCCCCCGGCACCGCCGCAGGCTGGTCCTCGCGGGCATCGGAGCCGTCGTCGCCCTCAGCCTGGCCGGCTGGGGCACGCTGCAGCTCATCGACGTCTTCACCGGCGGCGACAAGAGTGCCAGCGCGGCCGACCACAAGCGGGACTGCCCCACCCCGAAGCCGTCGGCGGCCCCCGCCAAGGCGCTGCCGAAACCGGCCGCCATCAAGGTCAACGTCTACAACGCGACGACGCGCAGCGGCCTGGCCAAGTCCGCCGCCGAGGAGCTCAAGAAACGCGGTTTCACCATCGGCGAGGTGGGCAACGCGACGAAGGCGTACGACAAGAAGGTGCCCGGCACCGGCGTGCTGCTCGGCGCACCGACCGCGACGAACGGCAGCTTCACGGTGCTCGGCACCCAGCTGGCGGGCGCGGTACAGAAGACCGACACCCGCAGAACGGGCGAGGTCGACCTGATCCTCGGGACGAAGTTCAAGGCGTTCAGCACCCCGCAGGAGGCCACTGCCGCGATGGCGGCCCTGACGAAGCCGGCCCCGGCCCCGTCCCCCTCCTGCTGAACCCCGTCACACACGCACACGCACGCTCCTGCTGAACGCGCACACGCTTTCGCGCCCCGCCCCGGCGCCGTACGGATACGTACGACGCCGGGACGGGGCGCGAGAGCGTGGAAGGGCCCTGACCGGACCTTGCCGTCCGGACCTATCCGGACTCCGAACCTGTTCGGGCGTCTTGGACGACCCACTCGGCGGCGTCCCAACCTATGCGGCCCCAACCTATTCGGCCGTGGCCTATTCGGCCGTGGCCTATTCGGCCGTTCCGTACATCCGGTCGCCCGCGTCCCCGAGGCCCGGCACGATGTAGCCGTTCTCGTTGAGCCGCTCGTCGACGGAGGCGGTGACGACGGTGACCGGGGTCCCGGCCAGCTCGCGCTCCATCACCTCGACGCCCTCGGGCGCCGCGAGGAGGACGACGGCGGTGACGTCGTCGGCCCCGCGCTTGATCAGCTCGCGGATGGCCGCGACGAGGGTGCCGCCGGTGGCCAGCATCGGGTCCAGGACGTAGACCTGGCGACCGGAGAGGTCCTCGGGCATCCGGGTCGCGTACGTCTCCGCCTGGAGCGTCTCCTCGTTGCGGATCATGCCGAGGAAGCCCACTTCGGCGGTCGGCAGCAGCCGCACCATGCCGTCCAGCATGCCCAGACCGGCCCGCAGGATCGGGACGACCAGGGGCCGGGGGTGCGAGAGCTTCACCCCGGTCGTGGGCGTCACCGGGGTCTCGATGTCGACCATCTCGGTGCGCACATCCCTGGTGGCCTCGTAGGCGAGAAGGGTGACCAGCTCGTCGGCGAGCCGCCGGAAGGTCGGGGAATCGGTGCGCTTGTCGCGCAGCGTGGTGAGTTTGTGCGCCACCAGCGGGTGGTCGACGACGTGGATCCGCATGTGTCAACAGTAACCGCGCCGCCCGGCACTCTGCGCTGGCATCAACCACCTGTTCGGGGGGAAGGTGGGGGCATACGGACCCAGCACTGGGGTGGTGTGTCGATGGTGGACGGGGAACTGCGGCGCGACCCGGCCTCGCGCGGGCCGCGCGACGGGCGCGACGCCGAGGGCGCGGCCAAGGACGTCGAGGACGCGCAGGAGAGTGACGCCGCCCGCCGCCGTCGACGCGCCCAGTTCCTCCGTGAGCTTCACGAGGCCAAGCAGCTGCGCGACCGCGTGCAGCCGCGCCGGGCCCGTGCGGCCCGTATGCGGCAACAGATGCGGATGCGCACGTTCCGTTGGTGAATCCTCCCCGTACCACTCCACGTACCACCGGCGCACTCCCCCGCCGTTCGCCTCGTCAGGGCGACGGCCGACCAGGCACTCCTGGAACTGATGGCCGACGCAACGGCCGAAGAGGTCTCGCACGGCGCTTGTTTCTGCCACGATGCCGATTGGGCGGGGCGCAGGACGGACGGATCACCGTTCGCCCTCCCGCCGGACCGATTCGCCTATGACCAGTGGGAGAGTCACGGTGTACTTCGCCGCACTGCTCGCGCGCACCGAAGACGGGTGGGAAGCGAGCGATACAGAGCTCGACGATGTGGAGACCCTGTCCGATCTGACAGATCTGGCCCGGGAGGCCTCGGTGGACGAGGACACGGTCCTGGTCTACATCGAGCAGGAGGACGCCTGGTTCGGCGTCGTCCGGGTGGACGGTGAGGAGGACCCCCGAATCTACGTCTCGGACGCGTCCGCCGCCGCCCGCTCCTCGTACGGGGAGATCCTGCTCACCGACGAAGTGCTCGGCCGCGAACCAGGGGCCGAGGACGAGATCGCCGCCCTGGAGGAGCTCGTCGACCTCGACGGCACCGAGGACGGCGAACCGGAACGGCCCGCCCCCGCGGCCGTCGACCCGGACGAGGACGGCCCCGACCCGGACGCCGTACCGGCGGGACCGATCGGCGAGCTCGGGGTCCTCGCCGACCTCGGGATGTCCGAGAAGGAGCTGCTCACCCTGCAGACCGACGCACTCTCCGAGATCGCGGAGGCCGTGGGAGCGGCGGAGGTCCTGGAGTCGGTCCGCTAGCCGGCCCGTACACCCGCCCTTCCCTCACCACCTGTCCCGTCGTACATGCCCGTCCGTCCTGCCCGTCCGTCCTGATCCCGTCCGTTAGGGTCCGCAGGTGACCGCACGACCGCCGGACCCCTCACCCGAGCCCGCCCCGGATCCCGTACGCGTACCCGAGCCCGACCCCGTACGCGACCCCTGGCAGGCACCGATGCGCCGCGCCCTGGCCGAGGCCGGGCGGGCGGCGTCGGCCGGCGATGTGCCGGTCGGCGCCGTCGTCCTCGGCCCCGACGGCGCCGAGCTGGCCGCCGCCCACAACGAACGCGAGGCCACCGGCGACCCCACCGCGCACGCCGAGATCCTGGCCCTGCGCCGGGCGGCCGAGGCCCACGGCGAGTGGCGCCTGACCGGCTGCACGCTGGTGGTCACCCTGGAGCCCTGCACGATGTGCGCGGGCGCCCTGGTCCAGTCCCGCGTCGCCCGGGTCGTCTACGGCGCCCGCGACGAGAAGGCGGGCGCGGCCGGCTCCCTCTGGGACGTCGTCCGCGACCGCCGCCTCAACCACCGCCCGGAGGTGATCGGCGGCGTACTGGAGGACACGTGCGCCGAACAGCTGACGGCCTTCTTCCGGGCGCTCTGACCGGTACGGCCCCGCCCCCGACCAGGTGCGCCCCGGCTGCCTGACCAGGTAGGGCCCCGCTCCCGAGAACCGATTTCTGTCCACGCCCCGGGATGGTCTAAGCTCTCTCTCGGTAGCGTGTCCGAGCGGCCGAAGGAGCTCGCCTCGAAAGCGAGTGTGGCGTAACCCGTCACCGTGGGTTCAAATCCCACCGCTACCGCTCTTACAAAGCCCCCTTGATCTGCGGAGACGCGGTCAAGGGGGTTTTTGCGTGCGATACGTGCTGCATGGCCGCAAGAACGCGAACGCGACTGGACAGCAGTCCTACTCCTGGTGGGGTAATGCGGGTGTGGCTGCCGAGTACGCACCTCTGGACGAGACCACCGCCAAGAAGTCCGTCACCATCCCCAGACCGCTTGACGGCGAGACCGAAGCCCGCACAGGCGCCCACGCCCTCGCCTTGGCCAGAACCAGAGAGATCGTCGAGGCATACGAGGACGCACACGGCCCCTTCACTCCCGAGGAGATCGAGGAGGCCCGCCGAACATGGCACGGCGAGTAGCCCCGGCGTTCCCCCGCGCCCCTCCTCGTCCTTGACGCGCAGCGACTTTCCTCCCGGCCGACCAGGACCGCAGGATGACGCTGATTCTCAAGGTCGCCGAAGCCGAGGGGTACGCGGCCTCCATCTCTACGGTCAGCGTCGCCGGAGTCCGCTGCACCGGACCATGCCACGAACCACCTGCGCCGACTCCGTCCTCGCCCTCGCCCGGCGCCGCGTCAACGTCTTCTGGGCCATGATCCGCGACCACGCCCCCTTCCAGACCGCCCCAGCCGCTGGTGCCCAGGACGGCATCTCTGCGGCCGCGGCACCGGCTCCGTCCGGCCCGGGGAGGAACGGTCTGAACAGCTCCTCCTTGGATCTCGTCGTGCAGACGAACACCCCCGTCTGCTGTCCGACCGCCTTGGTAGAACCTCTTCATGACCTTTCGATTCACCGCCCGCGCCGCCGGAGCCGAGGTCGATCCCGACGGCTACTTCACCGAAGCCGGCCTGGCGGAGGCCGAGGACGGCAGCGGCTTCATTCTGTCGTTCATGTCGGGCGAAGAAGATCCCGACGACCAGGAGGTCGCCCTGGGAATGGACACACACTGCCTGGTCACGGCAGGGCAGGGGACGGCCTATGGCTGTGTGCGCGAAGCCGTCCTGCAGGGCAATGTCCTCCGCGTCGTGCTGGACCCCGAGGCACTGGAGAGCCTCCGGCTGGAGGACAGCGAAATCGAGGCCGTCATCGAGGCACCGCCGCACGACGTGGTCCGGTTCCGGGACATCCTCGCCCAGGTGCTCGCCTATGGGAGGGCGGACGCCTTGCCCACCCGAGTAGCGGTCTGATGCGAGGAGTGGAGCCAGCCCGCGGTTGACGAGCGGCATGGGGAAGTTGCGTACTCGCGTGCGTACGCAGCTCCTCCTGGTCCCCGCGCACGCGGGGCTGTCCTCAAGACCGACTGCCGGGCGTGCCGCTCATCGTCCTGTTGCTCCGCATTTTGCGCGGCTGACACGATCCGCGTCTCAGTCGCCGAGTCGGCGCGTAGACAACAAACAGCGGGCTGCACAGACGACCTGCCGAGGGTTATGTCCTGCTGGGCCGGATGACCTCGGCGGGTTCGCGCAGCCATACCTGCTGGCCGCGGTCGGTCACGGTCAGCCCGAACTGCTCGGAGTTGGGCCGCCCCACCGACTCGTACTCCCACCAGACCTGCTCGATCTCCTCCCACAGGAACCCGGGCCCGTACTGCCACACCTCCTCCCCCGAGGCAGCCGTCGCAGCGCCTCCGTCCTCCCGGGTCACCCAGACCCGCGCCCCGTCGACGGTCTCCTGGTGGATGAGCCGCACGCCGGGCAGCCGGGCCCCCGCATACAGGGCGAATCCGAGATCGAGGAGCCGGGCGGGGTCCAGACCAGCGGCACGGGCCCGACCCTTGCCCCGCACCTCGTAAAGGTCAGGCACGCGGTGGGCTCGCATCGGCATGTACGTGGCCCCGCCGCAGAACGGCCCCACCGCCGTGCCGTCATCCTGAACACGAAGCTGGACCAGCGCGCCGGACCAGAACTCCCGGGCCAGCGGGGCCACGACGACCCCACCGGGCCGGACCTGCCGCAGCAGCGCGTGCGGGACGTACCGCAGGGCGCAGGTGGCGATCAGCCGATCCACCAACCCCAGACCGGGCCACGGCTGTTCACCGTCCCCGACCCGCAGGTGCGGCCGGTACCCGGCCTGCGCGAGGGCATCGGCCGCCTGCCGGGCCACGACCGGGTCGAGCTCGACGCTGTGGACGAGATCGTCGCCGAGCCGTTCGCAGAGCAGCGCGGAAACGTACCCGGTGCCGGTCCCGATCTCCAGCACACGCTGCCCGTCCTGGACATCGAGGAGCGTGAGCATCCGGGCAACCATCGAGGGCATCGAGTTCGACGACGTAGCGACACCGGGCCCGTCCTCGGCCCCGTCGTCGAGCTGGGTGATCACCGGTTCGTCGCTGTTCACCAACGCCAGCCACGCATCCGCCCCCACGACCGGCTCACACCGATCGGGCAACTGCCGCCACACCCTCGCCGGAACGAACCGACTGCGCGGAACAGCCTCGAACACTCGCCGCCACCGGCCGGTGAGCAATCCACGATCGGCCAACCCCCGTACCAGGTCCGGGTAGGTGGGTGCCTGGTGTGCGGCGCTCACGGCTGCGGGAAGCACTGAGGGCGGCTGCCGTCCGGAGTCGGCTTCGGCTCCTGGGGCGGTGTCCACGGCTTGTCCGACGGCGGCCCACCGTGCTTACCGGCATCGGCCCGTACGGGGGTGGTGATCATCGTCCTTCTCCCCTGATCGTTGCAACAGTTCGTTTGGCAGGGTCGTGAACCCCGTAGATCCCGTACGGCGGAAAGACATCGACCCGGCGCGGCCAGCCACCCTCGGCACACGCCCGGCACAACAGATCGCGGCCACCCTCAGTGCGCCGTACGGCAGTAACCGGATCGCGCCAACACGCCTCGCACATCCGCACATCCGCTGCCGAAAGGTTGGCGCTCACGCCGCTTCCCGGAGAGCGGTGGCCGCCGCATGGCACGGACAGACACAGTCAGGCCGCAGGCAGATGGCGTGCACGTCGGCCAGACCCGTCACCAAGGCGCTGCGGCAGACGACTCCGTACGGGCCGTCCGCCCCCGCACGCAGCCCACCCAGGTCGGCCACCGCGCCCTCGGCCACATCAGCGAAAGTGATCGGCTCACCACGCCACAACAGAGTCACCTCATGCTCCGGACAGTACGCACCGGTGTCGTCTTCGACCGGCAACTCGTGCGCCTCCCACTCTGCGTAGCACCTCATGTGCTTCGGACCTCCCGCCAGGCACGACCAAGGTGGACAGCGGTCGGACAGGAGGCTCCGGCACGGCAGGTGGGGCAACACTGGGTGTGGCCGAGCCAGATCTTGTACGCGGTGTCGCCGCCCTCGCACCGACTGCTTCTTCCGGAGCTTGCCCCGACATGTGGCCAGGCGATGCGCCGTCCCTCAACCCGCACGGGAATAAGCATTCCGTCTCCTCAACTACCCGTCTGGTACGGACGGGTAGAGCATGGAGGCAGGGGCCAGGCCTGACTGCTACGGCTTGTAGCAGCAAGGCGTGGTTCAGACCGCTCCGACCCAGTGGGCGAAGTGCGTCAGTCTTTCGCAGTCGGAGCGATGGAAGCGGCGAAGGTTTCGGGCGACCTCGCGCGCCCAAGGGTGCTCGCGCGTGTGCTGGGGTGCCGCAGCACGCGCCATCCGGAGGCTGGTGAAGGCCTCTACGGGGCGGCCTGCCCAATCCTGAGCCCTGGCAAGTTCGATGTAGAACCCGCTGCGGCGTTCGGCCGGCAGATCGATGCCCGGTGCCCATGCGGCAGCGGCGCGGAGAGCCCGGTCGGCGTGGTCAGGTCCGAGGCTGACCGCGACGGACACTTCGTGGATGCGCACACTTTCAGGCCCGAAGGCCGTGCCCAGGTAGCGGTCCTCTCGGCCGACTTGTTTGCCTAGCTGTCGGGCATGGGTCAGGTGAGTGTCGGCCGCCCCTACGTTCTGGGCGCGGCTCGCGATCACTGCGGCCCTCATGTGGAGTGCTCCGCGAGCGGCTGCCTGCGTGCGCCCGTCCGGTGGCGGGGCGGCCTCGATGGCCTGCTCCAGCGCTACCAGGCCGGCTGCGTGAGCGCGGGCGGCGAAGAACGTCTCGGCGCGAACGTACGAGGCGGTCGCCTGGACGAGAGGGTCCGCAGCACGGTCGGCTGCCCAGCGCATCAGGTCGATGAGGCGCGCGGAGAGGTCGTGTGCCCCGTGCTTGTAGGCGACGGCATCGGCGGTTCGAGCAGCGGAGGCCAGCATCCGCGCGGCATCCTGGTGTTCGGCACCGGGCGCAGTATGGACGTACCGAATCGCATCGGTCAGCAGACCAGGGATGACGGTAGCGATCCGGCCGTACTGGGCGGCGAGACGCCAGCCCACCGCCGTGATGATCCCATCGGCCAGTTCTTCCGGCCCACGCGCCGGTGGGCCCAGGGCCAGGTCGTAACCAGCGATCGCTTCCGACAGGGCAGGTAGCGCCCGATGGACACGTCGCTCCGTGCCGACGTGATCAGTGCGCAGACGCGTGACGTCCACCTCAAGGGCGTCCGCGATCGCTTCGAGCACCTCGTCGCTGGGTCGGCGTGCACCTCGCTCAACGGCGCGAACCATGGCGTAGGACACATGGGAGGCCGTCGCAAGTTCGGTTTGGGTGTACCGGTGTGCACGGCGGCAGGCGGCGATGCGCCTGCCGATCTCGTGCGGGCTTTCGGAAGACACCCACTGACCGTACTCGCGCGATGACGTTGCGGAACCTGATTCTTCTACTTCTCGGCGATCGCGATGAGGTCTGTGAGCGACTGGATCACCCAGTCGGCAGTCGCGTGCACCTGGTCGTCGGCGCCCCAGAGGTTCCCCCAGGGGCCGCGGCGGATGTGTGCGGTGCGAAGCCCGGCCCTGGCTGCGGGGAACGTGTCGTTCGCGGGGTGATCACCGACGTACACGGTGTCTATCGCGGGGACGCCGGACGCCTCCAGAACCTTTGCGAAGAACTCCGGCGAAGGCTTGGCGCAGCCCCACTCCTCGGAGGTTGCGACGAGATCGGCGGGCAGGTCGAGCGCCCGGAGCAACTCACCCGCGCGCACGGTCTGGTTGCCTGCGACGACGACGCGCATCCCGAGTTGGCGTAGCTTCGCAAGCGTGGGTCGGACGTCTTCGTACAGGTCGGACTCATCAAGGTGCTCACCTCGTCCGGCTGCCTCGCGGGCCTCGTATTCGGCCGGGATGTCGATGCCCGGCTTCACCAGCTTCAGCGCTTCGGAATTGTCGAGCCGCTGGGCGGTCACGGCGCCGACAAGGGCGGACAGAGTATGTCTGGGGGTGCCTAGCCAGTCGGCCCAGGAACCCCAGTAGCGGTCGTCGCGGACGAGAGTCTCGCCTATGTCGAACACGAACGTCTTCACATGTCGAGCCTAGGGGCGACAGGCAGGCATCGCGACATCCACTCGCCCACGGGCCAGTA from Streptomyces sp. CA-278952 carries:
- a CDS encoding type II toxin-antitoxin system VapB family antitoxin; translated protein: MIFKRIGNGKPYPDHGRESTRQWADVAPRPVRLDQLVTTKGQLDLETLLAEDSTFYGDLFAHVVKWQGDLYLEDGLHRAVRAALQQRQVLHARVLDLG
- a CDS encoding LytR C-terminal domain-containing protein, producing MGGKYRITGDAYPRMRRPRHRRRLVLAGIGAVVALSLAGWGTLQLIDVFTGGDKSASAADHKRDCPTPKPSAAPAKALPKPAAIKVNVYNATTRSGLAKSAAEELKKRGFTIGEVGNATKAYDKKVPGTGVLLGAPTATNGSFTVLGTQLAGAVQKTDTRRTGEVDLILGTKFKAFSTPQEATAAMAALTKPAPAPSPSC
- the upp gene encoding uracil phosphoribosyltransferase, giving the protein MRIHVVDHPLVAHKLTTLRDKRTDSPTFRRLADELVTLLAYEATRDVRTEMVDIETPVTPTTGVKLSHPRPLVVPILRAGLGMLDGMVRLLPTAEVGFLGMIRNEETLQAETYATRMPEDLSGRQVYVLDPMLATGGTLVAAIRELIKRGADDVTAVVLLAAPEGVEVMERELAGTPVTVVTASVDERLNENGYIVPGLGDAGDRMYGTAE
- a CDS encoding tRNA adenosine deaminase-associated protein — protein: MYFAALLARTEDGWEASDTELDDVETLSDLTDLAREASVDEDTVLVYIEQEDAWFGVVRVDGEEDPRIYVSDASAAARSSYGEILLTDEVLGREPGAEDEIAALEELVDLDGTEDGEPERPAPAAVDPDEDGPDPDAVPAGPIGELGVLADLGMSEKELLTLQTDALSEIAEAVGAAEVLESVR
- the tadA gene encoding tRNA adenosine(34) deaminase TadA — encoded protein: MRRALAEAGRAASAGDVPVGAVVLGPDGAELAAAHNEREATGDPTAHAEILALRRAAEAHGEWRLTGCTLVVTLEPCTMCAGALVQSRVARVVYGARDEKAGAAGSLWDVVRDRRLNHRPEVIGGVLEDTCAEQLTAFFRAL
- a CDS encoding Imm10 family immunity protein, giving the protein MTFRFTARAAGAEVDPDGYFTEAGLAEAEDGSGFILSFMSGEEDPDDQEVALGMDTHCLVTAGQGTAYGCVREAVLQGNVLRVVLDPEALESLRLEDSEIEAVIEAPPHDVVRFRDILAQVLAYGRADALPTRVAV
- a CDS encoding methyltransferase domain-containing protein, with amino-acid sequence MLPAAVSAAHQAPTYPDLVRGLADRGLLTGRWRRVFEAVPRSRFVPARVWRQLPDRCEPVVGADAWLALVNSDEPVITQLDDGAEDGPGVATSSNSMPSMVARMLTLLDVQDGQRVLEIGTGTGYVSALLCERLGDDLVHSVELDPVVARQAADALAQAGYRPHLRVGDGEQPWPGLGLVDRLIATCALRYVPHALLRQVRPGGVVVAPLAREFWSGALVQLRVQDDGTAVGPFCGGATYMPMRAHRVPDLYEVRGKGRARAAGLDPARLLDLGFALYAGARLPGVRLIHQETVDGARVWVTREDGGAATAASGEEVWQYGPGFLWEEIEQVWWEYESVGRPNSEQFGLTVTDRGQQVWLREPAEVIRPSRT
- a CDS encoding helix-turn-helix domain-containing protein, which produces MSSESPHEIGRRIAACRRAHRYTQTELATASHVSYAMVRAVERGARRPSDEVLEAIADALEVDVTRLRTDHVGTERRVHRALPALSEAIAGYDLALGPPARGPEELADGIITAVGWRLAAQYGRIATVIPGLLTDAIRYVHTAPGAEHQDAARMLASAARTADAVAYKHGAHDLSARLIDLMRWAADRAADPLVQATASYVRAETFFAARAHAAGLVALEQAIEAAPPPDGRTQAAARGALHMRAAVIASRAQNVGAADTHLTHARQLGKQVGREDRYLGTAFGPESVRIHEVSVAVSLGPDHADRALRAAAAWAPGIDLPAERRSGFYIELARAQDWAGRPVEAFTSLRMARAAAPQHTREHPWAREVARNLRRFHRSDCERLTHFAHWVGAV
- a CDS encoding HAD family hydrolase; the protein is MKTFVFDIGETLVRDDRYWGSWADWLGTPRHTLSALVGAVTAQRLDNSEALKLVKPGIDIPAEYEAREAAGRGEHLDESDLYEDVRPTLAKLRQLGMRVVVAGNQTVRAGELLRALDLPADLVATSEEWGCAKPSPEFFAKVLEASGVPAIDTVYVGDHPANDTFPAARAGLRTAHIRRGPWGNLWGADDQVHATADWVIQSLTDLIAIAEK